TTACATTTACTACAAAAAAGGCCCAAGTATCTATTGATATCGAACCCTATGATAAGATAATAAAGGCATATTATTATGATAAATTCATTAGTTTAAAAAAGATTCTTACCAGTGAATTTATAGAAGATATTATTTATGATGAGTTCTACGAACTTGATAGCGGTAAAGTTATATCTCGTATATATGTAGAGATCGATAATGTAAGTATCCATAATAGGAACACTTGGTCCCAAACCATGGCTTTTTTATCAAAAAACATGGATAAACTTGAAGAGTTTTTCTTAGAGTATAAAGAATACATTAGTGATTAAGTTTAGTTACTAAAAGTGTTCGATACTCATTTATCGGTTACATATTCCATTCTACAAGTTATTATTCTCCTCTACTAGGGGATTAGAATTGGTTACTTAAAGGCAATCTCATTTCATTTAAAAAATTGATATAAATACTATTCAACTACATAGATAGTTATTTTAAATATATAATTAGACA
This region of Aquimarina spinulae genomic DNA includes:
- a CDS encoding DUF4268 domain-containing protein; protein product: MFSKSESKQIRQEFWTSFGKEYPRKWLLYNTKIKDVTLKFTFTTKKAQVSIDIEPYDKIIKAYYYDKFISLKKILTSEFIEDIIYDEFYELDSGKVISRIYVEIDNVSIHNRNTWSQTMAFLSKNMDKLEEFFLEYKEYISD